The genome window CGCATAAGACTGCCGGCGAGGTCGACGCGGCCGCCCGATACGACGTCTGAAGGGTCGGGGGTGCCGCAGGGAAAATAGAGCTGGCCGGCGAATGAGTGGCTTGGCCCCATTTCCCCGAGGAGATAGGCGCCGTCGCGGGCCCGCGCCGCCGGCATCGAGAAGCAATTATATACGGCTTCGTCGGGCCAGCCGAATTCTCGCCAGGCAAGAAAGCTCGAGAAAGGCGTCTCGAAGAACGCCATACGCAAGATGCGCGCCCCATCTTCGCCCGTCGTCCGCTCGACGCGACAGGCGAGCAGCACCGAGCCGTCGTAGAGCGCCGGATTGGCGCATCGACGCTCCTCCCAATGGCGCTCGATGTCGGCGGCGCGCTCCTCAACGAAGCCCCAGCGATGATCGACGCAGCGACACTCAAGGCGATCAATCTCGGCGATTTCGATGGTCACAGGCGGGCCGCTCCCTGGCCGCAACGGCGCGCCTCGCCGTCACATCTGTACTGAACGCGATTGCCCGCGCCGCACCCCGGATTTCGCCTGGATTGACTAAGCCGCATCGCACATGTCACGCGCGTCGTTACGCCTGCATCTGCAGAAGCGCCATGCTGTCGCGAAACTCGACGATCTCGACGATGCGGCCGTCTTCGAAGCGCACGAAATCCGCAAGCTGCACCTGACCGCGACGACCGGTGCCGCGATGACGCCATTCGACGATTCGACGCGCAGCGGCGTCGGCGCCGTCGACGATGACCTCGGGCATCGCGAATCCGAGTTGCTCGAAATCGACCTCGATGCTGCGCACGATATTGATCAGCGCCTCTACGCCGCGATGGCGCCCCGCGTGCGAAATCGCCGTGCGGTCGCCAACGAATTCGCACACGACGTCGGGCGAGCACAGCTCACGGATCAGGGCGATGTCGGGGCTGCGGGAGAAACTGCCCATGGCGATCAGTCGGCGCGCCATTTCATCGCGCGCCAGTCCCGGGCTGCGGGGGGTGAGAATGTCGTCGAGGCTTTGCGGCAAGAAATCGGCGCCGCGCGCGACGCAGCGCTGATCCCGGAACTCGTACATTTCCGAAACGAGTCCGTTACGCCAGCGCAGAAAATGCGCCATGTCCATGCTGTGGATATGGCCGGTGGCGCGGTGACGCCACCGGCTGATCCATCTCACCACCGTATTGTCGCCTTCGACGAGAACCGTGAGGATTTCCGCGTCGAGCGGTTCATAATCGATATCGACGCGACGCAAATGCGCGCGCAGCGCGTCTCGCCCGCGCCATTGTCCCGGGGGAAGCACGCCGAGTCGTGAGCAGCTGTAGTTCAGCTCGACGTCTTCGACGAAATGTTCCACCAATGTCGAGACGTCGTACGTCATCCGGCTCCGTACAATCTCATGTACGCGCCGCCGCGTTTCGCTCTCGATCACATGACTCGACCGCCCGCCCGGCCCGTGCATTCATCCCCCGCTATGGCGATGCGTCTGTCGATGCGCCGACCGCCCCTCGGCAACGCCCCAAACCCGAATGCGCGCTCGCCTTTTTGGGATCATTATGCGCTAATTGCGGTCCTTGTCGACCAACTTATTCTTGCCGATCCAGGGCATCATGCCGCGCAGGCGCAGGCCCACCTCTTCGATCGGATGCGCGTTATTACGCGCGCGCGTAGCCTTAAAGGAGGTCTGGCCGACTTTGTTCTCCAGCATCCAATCGCGCGTGAATTTGCCCGACTGAATATCGTCAAGCACACGCTTCATCTCCGCCTTGGTGTCCTTGGTGATGATGCGCGGACCGGTGACATATTCGCCATATTCGGCCGTGTTCGACACCGAATAATTCATATTGGCGATGCCGCCTTCATAGATGAGGTCGACGATCAGCTTCACTTCATGAAGGCATTCGAAATACGCCATTTCCGGCGCATAGCCGGCTTCGACAAGCGTTTCGAATCCCGCGCGGATCAATTCGACTAGACCGCCGCAGAGCACGACCTGCTCGCCGAAAAGATCCGTTTCGCATTCTTCGCGAAAGGTCGTCTCGATAATGCCGGCGCGGCCGCCGCCGATCGCCGCAGCATAGGACAGCGCAATCTGCTTGGCGTTGCCGGACGCGTCCTGATGCACCGCGATCAGGCAGGGCACGCCGCCGCCCTTGAGATATTCGCCGCGCACCGTATGGCCCGGGCCTTTCGGCGCGATCATCGCGACGTCGATATCCTTGCGCGGCTCGATCAGGTTGAAATGGATATTGAGGCCGTGGGCGAAGAGCAGCAGCGCGCCCGGCTTCAGGTTCGGCGCCATCTCATTGGCGTAGATCTCGCCCTGCAGTTCGTCGGGCGTCAGCATCATGATGACGTCGGCCCATTTGGCGGCCTCGGCGACGGTCATGACCTTGAGGCCGGCGCCTTCCGCCTTTGCGGCCGAGGCGGAGCCGGGACGCAGCGCGACCGCCACTTCCTGGACGCCGGACTCCTTGAGATTGAGCGCATGCGCGAAGCCCTGGCTGCCGTAGCCGACGATGGCGACTTTCTTGCCTTTGATCAGATTGATGTC of Methylocystis sp. SC2 contains these proteins:
- a CDS encoding NUDIX hydrolase, which codes for MTIEIAEIDRLECRCVDHRWGFVEERAADIERHWEERRCANPALYDGSVLLACRVERTTGEDGARILRMAFFETPFSSFLAWREFGWPDEAVYNCFSMPAARARDGAYLLGEMGPSHSFAGQLYFPCGTPDPSDVVSGGRVDLAGSLMRELAEETGLAAADAHASAGWTAIFDRQYVACVKRLDFDAPSHALLARVKAFIAAESAPELADAHMVSSLTALSDPRLPAFMVAYLSHALGGVDEIPRGAG
- a CDS encoding nuclear transport factor 2 family protein, giving the protein MTYDVSTLVEHFVEDVELNYSCSRLGVLPPGQWRGRDALRAHLRRVDIDYEPLDAEILTVLVEGDNTVVRWISRWRHRATGHIHSMDMAHFLRWRNGLVSEMYEFRDQRCVARGADFLPQSLDDILTPRSPGLARDEMARRLIAMGSFSRSPDIALIRELCSPDVVCEFVGDRTAISHAGRHRGVEALINIVRSIEVDFEQLGFAMPEVIVDGADAAARRIVEWRHRGTGRRGQVQLADFVRFEDGRIVEIVEFRDSMALLQMQA
- the ilvC gene encoding ketol-acid reductoisomerase, with protein sequence MRVYYDRDADINLIKGKKVAIVGYGSQGFAHALNLKESGVQEVAVALRPGSASAAKAEGAGLKVMTVAEAAKWADVIMMLTPDELQGEIYANEMAPNLKPGALLLFAHGLNIHFNLIEPRKDIDVAMIAPKGPGHTVRGEYLKGGGVPCLIAVHQDASGNAKQIALSYAAAIGGGRAGIIETTFREECETDLFGEQVVLCGGLVELIRAGFETLVEAGYAPEMAYFECLHEVKLIVDLIYEGGIANMNYSVSNTAEYGEYVTGPRIITKDTKAEMKRVLDDIQSGKFTRDWMLENKVGQTSFKATRARNNAHPIEEVGLRLRGMMPWIGKNKLVDKDRN